A single window of Actinoallomurus bryophytorum DNA harbors:
- a CDS encoding DUF4129 domain-containing protein, producing MIEYAPPPVGRDQARELARRELQKQIYHRDEPSFLDRILRKINDWISSLLNHSPGNQSGGLSWTALVVLLVLLVLIAAAVWWRIGNVRSNAAERDALLDDRPTTAKDHRATAERHAAAGEWPEAIRERLRAIARDLEERVIVEPRPGRTADELASEAGQALPDFAEELTVGVRIFDDVWYGGRTGDAEGYQRLTELDRRLRSARPAPLVSTESA from the coding sequence ATGATCGAGTACGCTCCCCCGCCGGTCGGCCGCGACCAGGCGCGCGAACTCGCCCGCCGCGAGCTGCAGAAGCAGATCTACCACCGCGACGAGCCGTCGTTCCTCGACCGGATCCTGCGCAAGATCAACGACTGGATCTCCTCGCTGCTCAATCACTCGCCCGGCAACCAGTCCGGTGGCCTGAGCTGGACGGCGCTGGTCGTCCTCCTGGTGCTGCTGGTCCTCATCGCCGCCGCGGTCTGGTGGCGGATCGGCAACGTGCGGAGCAACGCCGCCGAACGCGACGCCCTGCTGGACGACAGACCCACCACCGCCAAGGACCACCGCGCCACGGCCGAACGCCATGCCGCCGCGGGCGAGTGGCCCGAGGCCATCCGCGAACGCCTGCGCGCCATCGCCCGCGACCTGGAGGAGCGGGTCATCGTCGAACCGCGTCCGGGCCGTACGGCCGACGAACTCGCGAGCGAGGCGGGCCAGGCACTACCGGACTTCGCCGAGGAGCTCACCGTGGGCGTGCGGATCTTCGACGACGTCTGGTACGGCGGCCGCACCGGCGATGCAGAGGGCTACCAGCGGCTCACCGAACTCGACCGGCGGCTGCGCTCGGCGCGCCCCGCACCGCTCGTCTCAACGGAGTCCGCGTGA
- the mtnA gene encoding S-methyl-5-thioribose-1-phosphate isomerase produces the protein MKALRWLDPPEGPAIALLDQTRLPDEEVTLVCRDVPSLVAAIRSLAVRGAPLLGIAGGYGVALAAALGTDVQAAAEEVIRARPTAVNLGWGARRVLSAYAEGRDPLAEAHAIAAEEDEASGRMGEYGLTLVPDGARVLTHCNTGALAAGGHGTAFALVVAAHRAGRLKHLWVDETRPLLQGARLTAYEARRHGIPYAVLPDNAAGSLFAAGEVDLVVVGADRIARDHSVANKIGTYPLAVLAHHHGVPFVVVAPTSTFDPDARTGGDIPIERRDPAEVTFIGGRRVVPEESPAYNPAFDVTPGHLVTAIVTEQGVITRANGGNLGLLGGTASDNAGQ, from the coding sequence ATGAAAGCGCTGCGCTGGCTCGACCCGCCTGAGGGGCCCGCGATCGCTCTGCTCGACCAGACCCGGCTGCCGGACGAGGAGGTCACACTCGTCTGCCGGGACGTCCCCTCCCTCGTGGCGGCGATCAGAAGCCTCGCCGTCCGCGGCGCGCCGTTGCTCGGGATCGCCGGCGGCTACGGCGTCGCTCTCGCCGCCGCACTCGGCACCGACGTCCAGGCAGCCGCCGAGGAGGTCATCCGGGCGCGGCCGACAGCGGTCAACCTCGGCTGGGGCGCGCGGCGGGTGCTGTCGGCGTACGCGGAGGGCCGGGATCCGCTCGCGGAGGCCCACGCCATCGCCGCCGAGGAGGACGAGGCCAGTGGGCGGATGGGCGAGTACGGGCTGACGCTCGTGCCGGACGGCGCCCGCGTCCTGACCCACTGCAACACCGGGGCCCTGGCCGCGGGGGGTCATGGCACCGCGTTCGCGCTGGTCGTGGCCGCTCACCGGGCAGGTCGCCTGAAGCACCTGTGGGTGGATGAGACCCGTCCGCTCCTCCAGGGCGCGCGGCTCACGGCGTACGAGGCGCGGCGCCACGGCATCCCGTACGCGGTGCTGCCGGACAACGCGGCAGGCAGTCTCTTCGCGGCGGGCGAGGTCGACCTGGTGGTCGTCGGCGCCGACCGCATCGCCCGTGATCACAGCGTCGCGAACAAGATCGGTACCTATCCCCTGGCGGTGCTGGCCCACCATCACGGAGTGCCGTTCGTCGTGGTCGCACCGACCAGCACGTTTGATCCGGACGCCCGGACGGGAGGTGACATTCCGATCGAGCGGCGGGACCCGGCGGAAGTGACTTTCATCGGCGGCCGGCGGGTGGTCCCGGAGGAGAGCCCGGCCTACAATCCTGCGTTCGACGTGACGCCCGGACATCTGGTAACAGCGATCGTCACCGAGCAAGGGGTCATTACACGGGCGAACGGGGGTAACCTTGGCCTGCTTGGGGGGACCGCCTCTGACAACGCCGGACAATGA
- the mtrA gene encoding MtrAB system response regulator MtrA — protein MKGRVLVVDDDLALAEMLGIVLRGEGFEPSFVHDGDKALEAFRETRPDLVLLDLMLPGIDGIDVCRQIRAETGVPIVMLTAKSDTVDVVLGLESGADDYIVKPFKPKELVARVRARLRRTDDPTPELLQIGDIAIDVAGHSVKRGDRHIPLTPLEFDLLVALARKPRQVFTREVLLEQVWGYRHAADTRLVNVHVQRLRAKIEKDPEHPEIVVTVRGVGYKAGPA, from the coding sequence ATGAAAGGACGCGTGCTGGTCGTCGATGACGACCTCGCTTTGGCTGAGATGCTGGGCATCGTGCTCCGGGGAGAGGGTTTCGAACCGTCGTTCGTGCATGACGGTGACAAGGCACTCGAGGCATTCAGGGAGACGCGCCCGGATCTCGTGCTGCTCGACCTGATGCTGCCCGGCATCGACGGCATCGACGTGTGCCGTCAGATCCGGGCCGAAACCGGTGTGCCGATCGTGATGCTCACAGCCAAGAGCGACACGGTCGACGTGGTTCTCGGTCTCGAATCGGGCGCGGACGACTACATCGTCAAGCCCTTCAAGCCCAAGGAGCTCGTGGCGCGCGTCCGCGCACGGCTTCGCCGCACCGACGACCCGACACCGGAGCTGCTGCAGATCGGCGACATCGCGATCGACGTGGCCGGTCACTCGGTCAAGCGAGGCGACCGGCACATTCCGCTCACTCCTCTGGAGTTCGACCTCCTCGTGGCGCTGGCACGCAAGCCGCGCCAGGTCTTCACCCGCGAGGTCCTGCTCGAGCAGGTCTGGGGCTACCGTCACGCCGCCGACACGCGGCTGGTCAACGTGCACGTCCAGCGGCTACGAGCAAAGATCGAAAAGGATCCTGAGCACCCGGAGATCGTCGTCACGGTACGCGGCGTCGGGTACAAGGCGGGCCCGGCCTAG